A window of the Odocoileus virginianus isolate 20LAN1187 ecotype Illinois chromosome 20, Ovbor_1.2, whole genome shotgun sequence genome harbors these coding sequences:
- the GALNS gene encoding N-acetylgalactosamine-6-sulfatase isoform X2, which produces MGWGDLGVYGEPSRETPNLDRMAAEGMLFPNFYTANPLCSPSRAALLTGRLPIRSGFYTTNGHARNAYTPQEIVGGIPDSELLLPALLKGAGYVSKIVGKWHLGHRPQFHPLRHGFDEWFGSPNCHFGPYDDKARPNIPVYRDQEMVGRFYEEFPINLKTGEANLTQIYLQEALEFIQRQQAAHRPFFLYWAVDATHAPVYASKPFLGTSQRGRYGDAIRELDDSVGRILHLLRDLGIAENTFVFFTSDNGAALISAPRQGGSNGPFLCGKQTTFEGGMREPAIAWWPGHIPAGQVSHQLGSIMDLFTTSLSLAGLEPPRDRAIDGLDLLPAMLQGHLTDRPIFYYRGNTLMAVTLGQYKAHFWTWTNSWEEFKQGIDFCPGQNVSGVTTHSQEEHTKLPLIFHLGRDPGERFPLSIASIEYLDALRRITPVVQQHQEALVPGQPQLNVCNRAVMNWAPPGCEKLGKCLTPPESVPEKCSWPH; this is translated from the exons ATGGGGTGGGGCGACCTGGGGGTGTATGGAGAACCTTCCAGAGAGACCCCGAATTTGGACCGGATGGCTGCGGAGGGAATGCTCTTCCCGAACTTCTACACAGCCAACCCCCTGTGCTCCCCGT CCAGGGCAGCTCTGCTCACCGGACGTCTGCCCATCCGCAGCGGCTTCTATACCACCAACGGGCACGCCAGGAACG CCTACACTCCGCAGGAGATAGTGGGGGGCATCCCGGACTCAGAGCTCCTGCTGCCAGCGCTGCTGAAGGGGGCCGGCTATGTCAGCAAGATCGTGGGCAAGTG GCACCTGGGCCACCGGCCTCAGTTCCACCCCCTGAGGCACGGATTCGACGAGTGGTTTGGATCCCCCAACTGTCACTTCGGACCTTACGACGACAAGGCGAGGCCCAACATCCCTGTGTACCGGGATCAGGAGATGGTTGGCAG ATTTTATGAAGAATTTCCAATTAACCTGAAGACCGGAGAAGCCAACCTCACCCAGATCTATCTGCAG GAGGCGCTGGAGTTCATTCAGAGGCAGCAGGCAGCCCACCGCCCCTTCTTTCTCTACTGGGCTGTCGATGCTACACATGCACCCGTTTATGCCTCCAAGCCTTTCCTGGGCACCAGCCAGCGAGGGCG GTATGGGGATGCCATCCGTGAGTTGGACGACAGTGTTGGGAGAATCCTGCATCTCCTCCGGGACCTGGGCATCGCAGAGAACACCTTTGTTTTCTTCACATCTGACAATGGTGCTGCCCTCATTTCTGCACCCAGACAAG GTGGCAGCAACGGGCCCTTCCTGTGTGGGAAGCAGACCACGTTTGAAGGTGGGATGCGGGAGCCTGCGATCGCCTGGTGGCCTGGACACATCCCTGCCGGCCAG GTGAGCCACCAGCTGGGCAGCATCATGGACCTCTTCACCACCAGCCTGTCCCTCGCAGGCCTAGAGCCGCCCAGGGACAGGGCCATTGACGGCCTGGACCTCCTCCCCGCCATGCTACAGGGCCACCTGACAGATAG accgATATTCTATTACCGCGGCAACACACTGATGGCGGTGACGCTTGGCCAGTACAAGGCCCACTTCTGGACCTGGACTAATTCCTGGGAGGAGTTCAAACAG GGCATTGATTTCTGTCCCGGGCAGAACGTCTCAGGGGTCACCACCCACTCACAAGAGGAGCACACAAAGCTGCCCCTCATCTTCCACCTGGGCCGAGACCCCGGAGAGAGGTTCCCCCTCAG CATTGCCAGCATCGAGTACCTGGATGCCCTTCGCAGGATCACCCCGGTCGTCCAGCAGCACCAGGAGGCCTTGGTCCCTGGACAGCCCCAGCTCAATGTGTGCAACCGGGCAGTCATG
- the GALNS gene encoding N-acetylgalactosamine-6-sulfatase isoform X3, with product MVGRFYEEFPINLKTGEANLTQIYLQEALEFIQRQQAAHRPFFLYWAVDATHAPVYASKPFLGTSQRGRYGDAIRELDDSVGRILHLLRDLGIAENTFVFFTSDNGAALISAPRQGGSNGPFLCGKQTTFEGGMREPAIAWWPGHIPAGQVSHQLGSIMDLFTTSLSLAGLEPPRDRAIDGLDLLPAMLQGHLTDRPIFYYRGNTLMAVTLGQYKAHFWTWTNSWEEFKQGIDFCPGQNVSGVTTHSQEEHTKLPLIFHLGRDPGERFPLSIASIEYLDALRRITPVVQQHQEALVPGQPQLNVCNRAVMNWAPPGCEKLGKCLTPPESVPEKCSWPH from the exons ATGGTTGGCAG ATTTTATGAAGAATTTCCAATTAACCTGAAGACCGGAGAAGCCAACCTCACCCAGATCTATCTGCAG GAGGCGCTGGAGTTCATTCAGAGGCAGCAGGCAGCCCACCGCCCCTTCTTTCTCTACTGGGCTGTCGATGCTACACATGCACCCGTTTATGCCTCCAAGCCTTTCCTGGGCACCAGCCAGCGAGGGCG GTATGGGGATGCCATCCGTGAGTTGGACGACAGTGTTGGGAGAATCCTGCATCTCCTCCGGGACCTGGGCATCGCAGAGAACACCTTTGTTTTCTTCACATCTGACAATGGTGCTGCCCTCATTTCTGCACCCAGACAAG GTGGCAGCAACGGGCCCTTCCTGTGTGGGAAGCAGACCACGTTTGAAGGTGGGATGCGGGAGCCTGCGATCGCCTGGTGGCCTGGACACATCCCTGCCGGCCAG GTGAGCCACCAGCTGGGCAGCATCATGGACCTCTTCACCACCAGCCTGTCCCTCGCAGGCCTAGAGCCGCCCAGGGACAGGGCCATTGACGGCCTGGACCTCCTCCCCGCCATGCTACAGGGCCACCTGACAGATAG accgATATTCTATTACCGCGGCAACACACTGATGGCGGTGACGCTTGGCCAGTACAAGGCCCACTTCTGGACCTGGACTAATTCCTGGGAGGAGTTCAAACAG GGCATTGATTTCTGTCCCGGGCAGAACGTCTCAGGGGTCACCACCCACTCACAAGAGGAGCACACAAAGCTGCCCCTCATCTTCCACCTGGGCCGAGACCCCGGAGAGAGGTTCCCCCTCAG CATTGCCAGCATCGAGTACCTGGATGCCCTTCGCAGGATCACCCCGGTCGTCCAGCAGCACCAGGAGGCCTTGGTCCCTGGACAGCCCCAGCTCAATGTGTGCAACCGGGCAGTCATG